The Calditrichia bacterium genomic interval CAAAGCCCTCAGCGATGTGATGGCGCAACCGAGCATCGATTATTGCGATTACGGTGAACTGGCGTTCATCGAAAACGCCAGCCATTGGGTGCAGCACGAAGAACCGGCACAGGTCAACCGGCTGATTCTCGATTTTTTGAACGATTGAGTGCAGCGATTTTTGCATTTTTGAGCCATCTAACCATCAACATTCATTATTGCTTGCGTAAGCGTTGGTTTCCGTTTAATTTTGCCCGGATTTAATGAAAAAACAATCGTATTGGCATATTTGAGGATGAACAAATGAAAAGCAGTCCATTTAAAATTGTATCATTATTAATATCGCTGCTGGCTGTTGGCGGTGTTTCGGCGGGCATTTATTTTTTGGCGGCAGAGCATTTTCAGCAAAACAATTTGACCACCACGCTGTTTGGCATTGCCGGAGCCGGTGCGCTGGTTTTGTGGGGATTGTTGCAACTGGTTGCGCCAAAAGCGACAGCAGAACAACCCGCACCAACCAAACCGCAACCGAAAAAGCCCGAACCGAAACCGGAACCGCAAATTCCGCCGCATGCAGCAGCCGTGCAGTTGCTCTCCATTTTGCAGCGGCAGGGTCGATTGATCGACTTTTTGCAGGAAGATTTGACCCCGTTCGATGACGCGCAAATTGGTGCGGCAGTGCGTAACATTCACGAAGGTTGCCAAAAAGCGCTGAAAGAATATTTTGTGATCGAACCGATTTTGAAAGGCAGTGAGGGCGAAAGCATCACCGTTCCGGCGGGATTTAACACCAGCGAAATCCGGCTGGTTGGCAACGTAACGGGCGAGCCGCCGTTCAATGGCGCATTGATGCATCGCGGCTGGCGGGTGAAACGCGTGAACCTGCCCCAAATCATGAAAGCTGATGAAAAAGATATGATTTTGGCTGCTGCGGAAGTTGAAATTTAAACGGATTTTGCGGTATTGTTTTTACCGGGAGGTGTATCGATGAGTGACGCTAAATACATAATTGGCATAGATTTAGGCACAACACATTGCGTGTTGGCTTATACCCAAAAAGATCAGCCGGAAAGCGGATCGCCGGAAATCCGGCTGTTGCAAATTCCCCAAATTGTCAGCCCAAACGAGTTGAAAACACAGGCGTTGCTGCCGTCATTTTTGCTGCTTCCCGGACCGCATGATGTGCCGGAAGGCAGCCTTTCGCTGCCGTGGGATGACACCATGACTTACGCCGTAGGCGAATTCGCCCGGAAACGCGGTGCAGAAATTCCCAATCGGCTGGTTTCGTCCGCAAAAAGCTGGTTGTGCCACGCGGGTGTGGATCGCACCCAGCCCATTTTGCCGTGGGATGCGCCGGAGGATACCCAACGGGTTTCGCCGGTGGAAGCGACCACCCGCTATCTTTCGCACATCCGCTATGCCTGGAATAACGAATTTGCCCGCGACGATGCAGCGCTGCGGCTGGAAAATCAGGAAGTGTATCTCACTGTACCCGCATCTTTTGATGCGGTTGCCCGCGAACTGACCGCGCAAGCTGCCCAAACCGCGGGATTGCAAAACCTGACCTTGCTGGAAGAACCGCAAGCGGCATTTTACGCCTGGCTGGAAGCACAAAAAAACGATTGGCGAAAACAGATCAGCGTCGGGGAAACCGTGCTGGTTTGCGATGTCGGCGGCGGCACAACCGATTTCAGCCTCATCCGCGTTACTGAAGATGACGGCGATTTGCAGCTAAACCGGATCGCAGTCGGCAATCACATTTTGCTCGGCGGCGACAATATGGACCTCACCCTCGCATACGCTATCCAGGCCAAACTCGCGCAAAAAGGCACCAAACTGGATCAATGGCAGTTCCGCAGTTTGTGGTTTTCCTGCCGATCGGCAAAGGAAAAATTGCTGAACGATCCCACCCGCGACAGCGAGCCGATTGCGCTGCTCGGGCGCGGTTCATCGCTCATCGGCGGAACGATTCGCACCGAACTCACCCGCGAAGAATTGCAAACCGTTTTGTTGCAGGGATTTTTCCCCATCGGCGAAAAACATGATTTTCCTCAGGTTCAAACGCGCGTCGGCATGCGGGAAATGGGATTGCCGTATGCGCAAGATGTCGCCGTAACCCGTCATTTAGCCGAATTTTTGCATCATGAAATTTCCGAAAGCGGCAGTGATGAAGTAGCATTTCCATCTGCAATTTTATTCAACGGTGGCGTGATGAAAGCCCCGGAGATGCGCCAAAATGTACTTTCCGCGCTGGAAAAATGGAGCGATCAGCCCATTCGCGAGCTGCCATCGATGGATCTGGATCTGGCGGTTGCATACGGCGCAGCGTATTACGGATTGGCGCGTCAGGGCAAAGGCATCCGCATTCGTGCGGGCATCAACCGGACGTATTATATTGGTGTCGAAAGCAGCATGCCGGCGGTTCCCGGCATCCCGACACCCATGAAAGCGTTGTGCGTTGTGCCTTTTGGCATGGAAGAAGGCAGCGAAGCGGAAATCCGCAATAAAGAATTCGGGCTGGTTGTGGGCGAGCCGGCTGTATTTCATTTGCTGGCTGCAACGCACAATAAAAACGATGCCGCCGGTGAAATTGTCGAAGACTGGAGCGGCGATATTCAGGAAGTCGCAACGCTGGAAGTCAGTTTACCGGCTTCATCCGACGCCGGCGGCGGCACCGTTATCCCCGTTTGGCTGGAAAGCAAGGTTACCGAAGTGGGCACGCTGGAATTGTGGTGCGTATCCCGCGATGATGATCGCCGGTGGAAACTGGAATTTGACGTTCGGGCATAAAACCGTGCAGGTTTCAAAACCGGCATGGTTTTATATGGTTTTAATTCAGAAAACCTGATGTAAATCATCTTTTTCACTGACAATCCTCATTTTTTTCCCCAACCATAAAAAGTAGTTTTTACCACAAAATGGAAGAGGACCGTTCCGGTCTATTGCCTATGATGTAAAAACTGGTGTCTGGACACACAATTTGCCCGGCACCATAACAGCAATCTATATGAGGGATTTTCAATGGCAACTTTATCCGGCTCAAGCGACGCTTTATCCGAACAGCTCGCCACCAAAAAACCCGTTCAAATTAAGGAACACATTGTTGAGATAGTCAGCGATGCCGGCGAAGGAGCCCAAACCGTTGGGCAAGCGTTTGGCACTATCTCCGCACGAACGGGAAATGGTGTCTGGACTGTCGAAATCATACCTGCAGAAATTGAACCGCCCCCACGAACGGCTGCCGGTGCTTCCGGTATTCGGATTCGAATCGGTTCGTTTTACGTAACCAACGCCGGTGATGAGGCAGATTTGGTTATCGCTTTTAACGAGCAGGCATTGTGGGGCCGGATCATCGCCGGAAACCTGAAAAAAAACTGCACGATTTTGTTGGATGATAAATGGAAAAATCACCCCAACACAATGATCGCCAAACAATATGATGAAACCTGTGCACGAATCCGGGAAGAAGGTTATACCATCACCGAAATTCCGTTGGAAAAGGAAACGATGAGGGTAACCGACAACCCGCAGCGCGGTAAAAACATGTTCGTTTTGGGGATACTCACCAGCATTTATTCCCGCGATATGGAAATGGCATCGGACCAACTCCATTTTGTTTTCCGCAAAAAAAGCGAAAAAGTGCTGCTCAAAAATATTGAGCTTCTGGAAGCCGGTTACAAATGGGCAGAAGAAACACTGAGCATGAAATTTGTCATTCCGGGAACGGGCATGACAGAACCGCAAATCGTCGTAAACGGCAATATTGCAACGGGTATGGGCATTATGGCATCCGGGATGGACGTGTGCGCGATGTATCCGATTACGCCTGCGACATCCGCATCGCACTATTTGAGCGAAGTGTTCGAAAATATGGGCGGTGTTGTGCATCAGGCAGAGGATGAAATTGCAGCCTGTGCATTTGCCATCGGCGCATCGTATGCCGGAAAATGCGCAGTGACAATCACATCCGGACCGGGTGTGGCACTGAAAACCGAATTGATCGGACTGGCAATTATGGCGGAAATTCCGCTGGTGCTGGTGGATGTGCAACGCGGCGGACCGAGCACCGGATTACCCACAAAAGTGGAACAGGGCGATCTGCTCGCTGCAATCTTCGGTGCACCCGGTGATGCGCCAAAAATTGTGCTGGCACCATCGACCATCGAAGATTGCTTTTACAGCATCATCACCGCACGAAAAATTGCCGAAACGTTCCGGACGGTGGTTATGGTGCTCACCGATGCCAACCTTGCAACCGGACAGCAGCCGTTTACCCGCCCGAAATTTAACAAAGAATGGCTGGCACCCGCGATCGATCAATCGCCGCTGCCGCCGGACAGCAAGCCGTATGACTGGCATCCCAAAACCGGGCTTTCCCGGCGAATCTTGCCCGGGCAACCGAACGGCATGTTCACCGTAACCGGATTGGCACACACCCGCGGCGGCAAAGTTGCCTACGGTCCGGGCGTCAATCAGGAAGGGTGCGACCATCGCAGCCTGAAAATGGCGGCATTCCAGAAAACCCTGCGCACTCCGGAAGTTTTTGGCGAACCGGAAGGCGACCTCTTGATTGTGGGTTGGGGAAGCACTCGCGGTTCAATTGAGGAAGCTGTCAGCCGTGCACAATCAGCCGGTCTGAAAGTGTCATCGCTGCACCTCAAATTCCTGAATCCGATGGCATCGGGCATCAAAGATATTCTCAAAAAATTCAAAAAAGTGATGACGGTTGAGATCAACTTTTCGGATGATATCCGTAACGAGCTGATCGACGAAGACAACCGCAGATACGCAAACCTGCAATTCCTGCTACGCTCCCGCTACCTTGTGGATGTTGACACGTTTTCCAACGTTCACGGTCAGCCGATGAAGCCACACGACATCGAAGAACGCATCCGGCTGGAAATTGCGGAACTCAACGAAACATCGCCTGTGTGATCTCAAAGCGCATTTTCGTTGATAGAATTCATGAGAATAAAAATTATTTAAATTGAGGAAAAACAAATGTTTGGTGTAAGCGTAGATAATCTGATAGATATCGACCAAAAGTATTACTCACTGGAAGATTACCAGGGTAATGTGCCGCGCTGGTGTCCCGGTTGCGGCGATAACGCCATTCTCGCATCCGTTCAAAAACTTTGCCGGGATGAACAACTGCCGCCGGAAAAAACCGTTTTTGTTTCCGGTATCGGTTGCTCCAGCCGTTTTCCGCATTACATGAAAACGTATGGTTTTCACGGATTGCACGGTCGGGCATTGCCGATTGCACAGGGTGTTAAAATCCGGCGTCCGGATCTCAAAGTGTTCGTAAATATGGGCGACGGCGATTGCTGCAGTATCGGCACCGCGCACTGGATTCACGCCCTCCGTTACAATATGAATATTGTGGCAATGATGCACGACAACGGCATTTACGGGCTGACCAAAAAGCAGGCATCGCCGACATCGCCATTGGGGCTGAAAAGCAACACCACCCCAAAAGGCACATTTCTGGAACCGCTGAACCCGACAGTTACCACACTTGGCGTGCAAAATGTGTCGTTTGTTGCACAAGCTGTTGAGTGGATTCCGGAGTTGCTGTATTCCATTATTAAAGAAGCATACAATCATCACGGATTTTCATTTATCCGGATTATGCAACGCTGCCCGCACTACACAAACCTGATGTTCGATCCGCTGATGCGCGACCCGAACAACCTCATCTTTTTGAATCACAAAGATGGCATTCAATCCAGCGATGCGCTCAAAAAAGTGTATAAAAACCAGATTGAGCACGATCCGTCCGATATGGCCCGGGCACGCGAACTGGCCGATCAGGGCGAAAAACTGGCTGTCGGCATCCTGTATCGCGATGAAAATATTGCCGCTTACGATGAACTCCGCAAACCGTCACGGGTGTTTACCGCTGAATTGAAACAAGCTGCACTGGAGCAGGAATTTGACAAATTCGGCATCGATCCCCCAAAAACTGCAAAGGAGAATTCGGGTGAAAACGGCAGATAAACCAGCGAATGTTCCTTCGCCGAAATCGTCATTGGACGATAACACAGCATTGCTGGAAGAATTAAAAGCATTTGAAATTTCCGCTGGGCAAACAGCCGAAGAACCGGCTGCAGCCGGCGAAAATGTGGATACAAACCTTCGCGAAGCAGCGTACGATAACAGCGAAGCATTTGCAAAAGCAGTTCCGTTCAAAAACGCCGTAGCCTTTTACGCAACCGGCAAACTACCGGCAGTTGCCGGGGAATGGCAATTGCCGCAACAGCTGACGCCCGCTTTGCTTTTCGCAGTTCGCGATTTGAGCCAGATTCGCC includes:
- a CDS encoding DUF2760 domain-containing protein; its protein translation is MKSSPFKIVSLLISLLAVGGVSAGIYFLAAEHFQQNNLTTTLFGIAGAGALVLWGLLQLVAPKATAEQPAPTKPQPKKPEPKPEPQIPPHAAAVQLLSILQRQGRLIDFLQEDLTPFDDAQIGAAVRNIHEGCQKALKEYFVIEPILKGSEGESITVPAGFNTSEIRLVGNVTGEPPFNGALMHRGWRVKRVNLPQIMKADEKDMILAAAEVEI
- a CDS encoding Hsp70 family protein, whose translation is MSDAKYIIGIDLGTTHCVLAYTQKDQPESGSPEIRLLQIPQIVSPNELKTQALLPSFLLLPGPHDVPEGSLSLPWDDTMTYAVGEFARKRGAEIPNRLVSSAKSWLCHAGVDRTQPILPWDAPEDTQRVSPVEATTRYLSHIRYAWNNEFARDDAALRLENQEVYLTVPASFDAVARELTAQAAQTAGLQNLTLLEEPQAAFYAWLEAQKNDWRKQISVGETVLVCDVGGGTTDFSLIRVTEDDGDLQLNRIAVGNHILLGGDNMDLTLAYAIQAKLAQKGTKLDQWQFRSLWFSCRSAKEKLLNDPTRDSEPIALLGRGSSLIGGTIRTELTREELQTVLLQGFFPIGEKHDFPQVQTRVGMREMGLPYAQDVAVTRHLAEFLHHEISESGSDEVAFPSAILFNGGVMKAPEMRQNVLSALEKWSDQPIRELPSMDLDLAVAYGAAYYGLARQGKGIRIRAGINRTYYIGVESSMPAVPGIPTPMKALCVVPFGMEEGSEAEIRNKEFGLVVGEPAVFHLLAATHNKNDAAGEIVEDWSGDIQEVATLEVSLPASSDAGGGTVIPVWLESKVTEVGTLELWCVSRDDDRRWKLEFDVRA
- a CDS encoding 2-oxoacid:acceptor oxidoreductase subunit alpha; the protein is MATLSGSSDALSEQLATKKPVQIKEHIVEIVSDAGEGAQTVGQAFGTISARTGNGVWTVEIIPAEIEPPPRTAAGASGIRIRIGSFYVTNAGDEADLVIAFNEQALWGRIIAGNLKKNCTILLDDKWKNHPNTMIAKQYDETCARIREEGYTITEIPLEKETMRVTDNPQRGKNMFVLGILTSIYSRDMEMASDQLHFVFRKKSEKVLLKNIELLEAGYKWAEETLSMKFVIPGTGMTEPQIVVNGNIATGMGIMASGMDVCAMYPITPATSASHYLSEVFENMGGVVHQAEDEIAACAFAIGASYAGKCAVTITSGPGVALKTELIGLAIMAEIPLVLVDVQRGGPSTGLPTKVEQGDLLAAIFGAPGDAPKIVLAPSTIEDCFYSIITARKIAETFRTVVMVLTDANLATGQQPFTRPKFNKEWLAPAIDQSPLPPDSKPYDWHPKTGLSRRILPGQPNGMFTVTGLAHTRGGKVAYGPGVNQEGCDHRSLKMAAFQKTLRTPEVFGEPEGDLLIVGWGSTRGSIEEAVSRAQSAGLKVSSLHLKFLNPMASGIKDILKKFKKVMTVEINFSDDIRNELIDEDNRRYANLQFLLRSRYLVDVDTFSNVHGQPMKPHDIEERIRLEIAELNETSPV
- a CDS encoding 2-oxoglutarate oxidoreductase, with translation MFGVSVDNLIDIDQKYYSLEDYQGNVPRWCPGCGDNAILASVQKLCRDEQLPPEKTVFVSGIGCSSRFPHYMKTYGFHGLHGRALPIAQGVKIRRPDLKVFVNMGDGDCCSIGTAHWIHALRYNMNIVAMMHDNGIYGLTKKQASPTSPLGLKSNTTPKGTFLEPLNPTVTTLGVQNVSFVAQAVEWIPELLYSIIKEAYNHHGFSFIRIMQRCPHYTNLMFDPLMRDPNNLIFLNHKDGIQSSDALKKVYKNQIEHDPSDMARARELADQGEKLAVGILYRDENIAAYDELRKPSRVFTAELKQAALEQEFDKFGIDPPKTAKENSGENGR